The following are encoded in a window of Methanococcus voltae genomic DNA:
- the recJ gene encoding single-stranded-DNA-specific exonuclease RecJ, producing the protein MEYLSNMQKATNEILNHKYDNIIVYTHIDTDGLNSRAVLEETLSRQGIFPEYRFLRQIDYGTIGDIPFGDYDLVIFADLGSGQIDMIDAQIKSMNIKPPKIVIFDHHLCQFKKMPEYITNVNPSQDGLNGSIELCGAGVCYLFARGLSLDNRDLSKYALLGAIGDVQNLNGKLEGLNRNVILKDALDLNLVSKSPDLQFYGKHTRPLFTSIKYFTDVRTDLTDNDSRIINFINHVNKKYDSEITNTNYIYQLSETQKRAVGSEFFKKCVRYVPKEWIPYLPKVIFGESYELLNHETGTSFRSLEEYSTCINACSRYSEYEVPLEILKGNMSYESKMLKMLRKHKRNLAKSMDTIKNDVEVVQKDKFQYFEVSNNEIQGNIVGIIAGMSYSIEKVDWKKPIFAISELDEGYKISARCPKLLSFAEDINLAKAINYASEKVGGTGGGHKFACGAYIPDKKDFVKYLVEKV; encoded by the coding sequence ATGGAATATTTATCAAATATGCAAAAAGCAACAAATGAAATATTGAATCACAAATATGACAATATAATCGTTTATACACATATTGATACAGACGGTCTTAATTCAAGGGCAGTGTTGGAAGAAACTTTATCAAGACAGGGTATTTTTCCAGAATACAGATTTTTAAGACAAATTGATTATGGGACTATTGGCGATATACCATTTGGAGATTACGATTTAGTGATATTTGCAGACTTAGGGAGTGGTCAAATCGATATGATAGATGCTCAAATAAAATCTATGAATATAAAACCTCCAAAAATAGTGATTTTTGACCACCACCTGTGTCAATTTAAGAAGATGCCTGAATATATTACTAATGTTAACCCTTCACAGGACGGGTTAAATGGTAGTATAGAACTTTGTGGGGCAGGTGTTTGCTATTTATTTGCAAGAGGACTAAGTTTAGATAATAGAGACTTATCAAAATATGCTTTGCTTGGTGCAATAGGGGACGTACAAAATTTAAATGGAAAATTGGAAGGATTAAATAGAAATGTAATTTTAAAAGATGCTCTCGATTTAAATTTAGTTTCAAAATCTCCCGATTTACAATTTTACGGAAAACATACAAGACCGCTATTTACTTCAATAAAATACTTTACAGATGTTAGAACAGATTTAACAGATAATGATTCTCGAATTATAAACTTTATAAATCACGTAAATAAAAAGTACGATTCGGAAATAACAAATACAAATTATATTTATCAATTAAGCGAGACTCAAAAAAGAGCCGTAGGTTCGGAATTCTTTAAAAAATGCGTAAGATATGTGCCAAAAGAATGGATACCTTACTTACCAAAAGTAATATTTGGGGAAAGCTATGAACTTTTAAATCATGAAACAGGTACGAGTTTCAGAAGCCTTGAAGAGTATTCTACTTGCATAAATGCTTGCTCTCGATACAGTGAATATGAAGTGCCTTTAGAAATATTAAAAGGTAATATGAGTTATGAATCAAAAATGCTCAAAATGTTAAGAAAACACAAACGAAATCTTGCTAAATCAATGGATACTATTAAAAATGACGTAGAAGTAGTCCAAAAAGATAAATTTCAGTATTTTGAGGTATCAAATAACGAAATACAGGGCAATATCGTAGGTATTATTGCAGGGATGTCTTATTCAATAGAAAAAGTTGATTGGAAAAAACCTATCTTTGCAATATCTGAACTCGATGAGGGCTATAAAATATCAGCAAGATGTCCAAAATTATTATCATTTGCTGAAGATATCAATTTAGCAAAAGCCATAAATTATGCCTCTGAAAAAGTTGGAGGTACGGGAGGGGGCCATAAGTTCGCTTGTGGTGCTTATATACCAGATAAAAAGGATTTTGTGAAGTACTTAGTTGAAAAAGTATAA
- a CDS encoding UbiA family prenyltransferase, translating to MNILAYFELLRTKNCISASIGALISALIASNFQFNYSKELILIFLVVFLICGYGNAINDICDLEIDKINKPERPIPSGRVSLKSAKIFSTIIVILGVFLSFFNIYCTLLAIFNAIVLYLYAKRYKKNKIVGNVLVGYLTGSVFLFGGIAVNNVYDIGILFVSALLAIWSREIIKDYEDIEGDELEGVISLPIKNKPFSLKLATLLLILAILVSPIPYLIGIFGIYYLIAIIICDILFLLALYPILKSKFGKKDIDAKKISKNIKLTMNLVLLSYIIGSIL from the coding sequence ATGAATATTTTAGCATATTTCGAATTATTAAGGACTAAAAACTGTATTTCTGCATCGATTGGAGCATTAATAAGTGCTTTAATAGCTTCTAACTTTCAGTTTAATTATTCAAAAGAATTAATATTGATATTTTTAGTTGTTTTTTTAATTTGTGGTTATGGGAATGCCATAAATGATATTTGCGACTTAGAAATTGATAAAATAAATAAGCCTGAGCGACCCATTCCATCGGGAAGAGTTAGTTTAAAATCTGCCAAAATATTTTCAACCATTATCGTAATATTGGGCGTATTTTTGTCATTTTTTAACATATATTGTACTTTATTGGCAATTTTTAATGCAATAGTCTTATATTTGTATGCAAAAAGGTATAAAAAGAATAAAATCGTGGGTAATGTTTTAGTGGGGTATTTAACAGGTTCAGTATTTTTATTTGGGGGTATTGCGGTTAATAATGTTTATGATATTGGCATTTTATTCGTAAGTGCCCTGTTAGCAATTTGGTCAAGGGAAATTATTAAAGATTATGAAGATATCGAAGGAGACGAATTAGAAGGTGTAATATCATTACCTATTAAAAATAAACCTTTTTCTTTAAAATTAGCCACATTATTATTGATTTTGGCAATTTTAGTAAGTCCTATCCCTTATTTAATCGGCATATTTGGAATTTATTATTTAATTGCAATAATAATCTGTGATATATTGTTTTTACTAGCATTATATCCAATCTTAAAATCTAAATTTGGTAAAAAAGATATCGATGCTAAAAAAATATCAAAAAATATTAAATTAACGATGAATTTGGTGCTTTTAAGTTATATAATTGGTTCAATATTATAA
- a CDS encoding metallophosphoesterase family protein: protein MRIIGLTDLHNRIINFSKILKLKPDLILISGDIVKTNDYRILNILKELNKTVPIFTVCGNWDCQVSSDIMTSYGINIDGRLVNFKGVNIIGLGGSTYTPFNTPNEYSEEQIYSNFIDILQNNINNLNNPKFNNNNRLDSLKEELKDNFILLSHMPPKYTMADLTEIGYLGSSSIRKIIEEYNPLLCACGHIHQNKVIDKIGNTLIVNPSYNGFYIYDTFSKDLEVYDLE, encoded by the coding sequence ATGAGAATTATTGGATTAACTGATTTACACAATCGTATTATAAATTTTTCGAAGATTTTAAAGTTAAAACCCGACTTAATATTAATTTCAGGAGATATAGTTAAAACCAACGACTATAGAATTTTAAACATTTTAAAAGAATTAAATAAAACAGTCCCCATTTTTACGGTTTGTGGTAATTGGGATTGTCAAGTTTCTTCAGATATAATGACCAGCTACGGGATAAATATTGATGGTCGACTGGTTAATTTCAAAGGCGTGAATATAATTGGTTTAGGCGGAAGTACCTATACACCATTTAATACACCCAATGAATATTCGGAAGAACAAATATATTCTAATTTTATAGATATTTTACAAAATAATATAAATAATTTGAATAATCCAAAATTTAACAATAATAATAGATTAGATAGTTTAAAAGAAGAATTAAAAGACAATTTTATATTACTTTCACATATGCCTCCAAAATATACAATGGCTGATTTAACAGAAATAGGTTATCTTGGTAGTTCAAGTATTCGTAAAATTATTGAAGAATACAATCCATTGTTATGTGCTTGTGGACATATTCACCAAAACAAAGTTATTGATAAAATAGGAAATACATTAATCGTTAACCCATCTTACAATGGCTTTTACATTTACGATACATTTTCAAAAGATTTAGAAGTGTATGATTTAGAATAA
- a CDS encoding COG1361 S-layer family protein, translating to MNKILKMVSIVGLLLLIVNSCFGLAIEEPETTPKIIHPGDDVDIWFKLNNNEVIGDNERVEDVYVEITPSYPFELLQVNPSKGKITYNYLEDGVSKDLHFKFHVDDDARSNEYKMDVNVKYYVVRYENGEEEYKYSRSVSRSFYITIYGDANFELSSDGDVLIPSETTQIPVIIANKGTGVAKQVSFSVGNTESVNPVDTTKFYIGSISPSESTKTYISLHTDEKATEGSYSVPITIDWIDQEGLTKQDTINLGMIVKGDLIIGLSNIITEPKEIKPKDTYVRIDASVSNNGHGEAKDINLELIANYPFRDSWSSSNIKNIGTLTSGESKSITFYIDVDKDAEATHYEIPINVSYLDIFNKKHYEIEYIDIYVKPKPILELETDEITIENKDGNQVLLKIKNVGNEKAENVKITAVKNTAQPFDYPTKTDTIGTLKINDSGEGLLVIDVDNGVEKQYIINLEVRAVGDSDMGDDKVYISTVPLKVNVIGGHSELKIIGVVIIIIIALIAGYVLLKKRKIKIE from the coding sequence ATGAACAAAATTTTAAAAATGGTTTCAATTGTTGGATTATTACTATTAATTGTAAATTCTTGCTTTGGTTTAGCAATTGAAGAGCCTGAAACTACCCCGAAAATAATTCATCCTGGCGATGATGTAGATATTTGGTTTAAACTAAATAACAATGAAGTAATAGGCGATAATGAAAGAGTAGAAGATGTCTATGTAGAAATAACCCCGTCATACCCTTTTGAATTATTACAAGTTAATCCCTCAAAAGGTAAAATAACATATAACTACTTGGAAGATGGAGTTTCCAAAGATTTACACTTTAAATTTCATGTTGATGACGATGCACGTTCTAATGAATATAAAATGGATGTAAATGTAAAATATTATGTAGTAAGATACGAAAACGGGGAAGAAGAGTATAAATATTCGAGAAGTGTCTCAAGAAGTTTCTATATTACAATTTATGGAGATGCCAATTTTGAATTAAGCTCCGACGGAGATGTATTAATTCCATCTGAAACAACCCAAATACCCGTAATAATAGCAAATAAAGGTACTGGTGTGGCAAAACAGGTCAGTTTTTCGGTTGGAAATACAGAATCCGTAAATCCTGTAGATACAACTAAATTTTATATTGGTAGCATATCACCTTCAGAAAGTACTAAAACCTACATATCACTACATACTGATGAAAAAGCTACAGAAGGCTCTTATTCAGTACCTATAACCATAGATTGGATTGACCAGGAAGGATTAACAAAACAAGATACCATAAATTTAGGTATGATTGTTAAAGGAGATTTAATAATTGGATTATCGAATATAATTACAGAACCCAAAGAAATAAAGCCTAAAGATACTTATGTAAGGATAGATGCAAGTGTTTCAAATAATGGACATGGTGAAGCAAAAGATATAAACTTAGAACTAATTGCAAACTATCCATTTAGGGATAGTTGGAGCAGTTCTAATATTAAAAACATTGGAACATTGACTTCTGGTGAATCAAAGTCTATTACATTTTACATAGACGTAGATAAAGATGCAGAAGCTACACATTATGAAATACCTATTAATGTATCCTATTTAGACATATTCAATAAAAAACATTATGAAATTGAATATATCGATATCTATGTAAAACCTAAACCAATATTAGAATTAGAAACTGATGAAATAACTATTGAAAATAAAGATGGAAATCAAGTTTTATTAAAAATAAAGAACGTTGGCAATGAAAAAGCGGAAAATGTAAAAATTACAGCGGTTAAAAATACAGCACAGCCTTTTGACTATCCAACTAAAACAGACACAATCGGTACATTGAAAATTAATGATTCTGGCGAGGGTCTTTTAGTTATAGATGTTGATAACGGCGTTGAAAAACAGTACATTATCAATTTAGAAGTTAGAGCTGTTGGAGATTCCGATATGGGCGATGACAAAGTTTATATTTCCACAGTACCTTTAAAAGTTAATGTGATTGGAGGACATTCAGAACTCAAAATAATTGGTGTCGTAATTATAATAATAATTGCTTTAATCGCAGGATATGTTTTATTAAAAAAAAGGAAAATTAAAATTGAATAA
- a CDS encoding TIM barrel protein, whose amino-acid sequence MIKFGTAGIPIGATTTETSFEYLKKLELDAMELEFVRSVHLKAEKAKYLSKLTGGISLSAHAPYYVNLNAKEDEKINSSIARILKSCEIMDIFAKNRIIKTASSKISVVYHAGFYLKQKPEEVYEKIKNNTQRIINLMDKMNYDVILRPETTGKLTQFGTVEELTKLSNELGNEYILPCIDFSHVYARSLGKINNYEEFCKILEYLDNQIGKKCIKNMHMHVSGIEFGKSGEKKHYPLENSCSEFNYKDLLKALKDFKVSGTIICESPCLEKDALILKKYYKSL is encoded by the coding sequence GTGATAAAATTCGGAACTGCAGGAATTCCAATAGGTGCAACTACAACAGAAACTTCTTTCGAATACCTAAAAAAATTAGAGTTAGATGCTATGGAGTTAGAATTCGTTAGAAGTGTCCATTTGAAAGCTGAAAAAGCAAAATACTTAAGTAAATTAACAGGGGGTATTTCATTAAGTGCTCACGCCCCTTATTATGTGAACTTAAATGCTAAAGAAGACGAAAAAATCAATTCGAGCATTGCAAGAATTTTAAAAAGTTGTGAAATAATGGATATTTTCGCAAAAAATAGAATTATAAAAACAGCCTCTTCAAAAATCAGCGTGGTATACCATGCAGGATTTTACCTAAAACAAAAACCTGAAGAGGTTTATGAAAAAATTAAAAATAATACTCAAAGAATAATCAATTTAATGGATAAAATGAACTATGATGTAATTTTAAGACCTGAAACTACAGGAAAACTTACACAATTTGGTACTGTTGAAGAACTAACAAAATTGTCCAATGAATTAGGTAATGAATATATCTTGCCTTGTATTGATTTTTCACACGTTTATGCTCGTAGTTTAGGCAAAATAAATAATTATGAAGAGTTTTGCAAAATATTAGAATATTTAGATAATCAAATTGGAAAAAAATGTATAAAAAATATGCATATGCACGTTTCAGGTATTGAATTTGGAAAATCTGGAGAAAAAAAGCACTATCCTTTAGAAAACTCATGTTCTGAATTTAATTACAAAGACTTATTAAAAGCTTTAAAAGATTTTAAAGTATCAGGCACTATAATCTGTGAAAGTCCTTGTTTAGAAAAAGATGCGTTAATTTTAAAAAAATATTATAAAAGCTTATAA
- the glmS gene encoding glutamine--fructose-6-phosphate transaminase (isomerizing), with product MCGIIGYIGSGNASEILLDGLKRLEYRGYDSCGIGIITSNDILVKKNIGKVKEVSEYENFEEFPSNIGLGHSRWATHGGITKENSHPHTDCNNEICIVHNGIISNYKELKNKLVSKGHVFKSETDTEVIPHLIEEEIKELKNKNKNNNENNNNKYSKEDYINCIKKAFKKIEGTYAVVIINKNFPNTLIGIRNESPMVVGLGKDDSEYFIGSDVSAFLKYTNKALPLEDGDLIIIDKNDNKINNEKSNSYKFEVFNLKNNCVKTNISKNILTLDWNIENAEKKGYEHFMLKEIMEEPEIIKNSIKISQEEIQKLAGMINDCDKIYVIAMGTSLHAGMIAEYWFSKLGKLVIPCDSSEFLIKGIIDEKTLVVGITQSGETYDTIKAIKYAKNKGAKTASLVNVIGSTATRESDVTIMIGSGLEISVCATKTFMSQLVILYRLFIEYGKLINKNMEVYEKELEKIPKYISKTIKNKEKIKEISENLTATNYLFISKGINLANAYEGALKFKEITYLHAEGMSSGFLKHGTISLIDKNMDTLALIPPLESPLLSSVLANVEEIKARGGKVIAVGPKNVDLEAVELIEVPNLIEEVSPFVYAPACQLLAYYKALTMGRDVDKPRGLAKSVTVE from the coding sequence ATGTGTGGTATAATTGGATACATCGGTTCAGGGAATGCTTCAGAAATATTATTAGATGGGTTAAAAAGGTTAGAGTATAGGGGATACGATAGCTGTGGAATTGGTATCATAACTTCTAATGACATATTAGTTAAAAAAAATATAGGAAAAGTAAAAGAAGTATCGGAATACGAAAATTTTGAAGAATTCCCCTCCAATATTGGTTTAGGCCATAGTAGATGGGCTACGCACGGGGGAATTACAAAAGAAAACTCACATCCCCACACCGATTGCAATAATGAAATCTGTATCGTCCATAATGGAATAATTTCAAATTATAAAGAGTTAAAAAATAAATTAGTTAGTAAAGGGCATGTTTTTAAGTCAGAAACAGATACGGAAGTTATACCTCATTTAATAGAAGAAGAAATAAAAGAATTAAAAAATAAAAATAAAAATAATAATGAAAATAATAATAACAAATATTCCAAAGAAGACTATATCAATTGTATAAAAAAAGCATTTAAAAAAATTGAAGGTACATATGCAGTCGTTATAATCAATAAAAACTTTCCAAACACTTTGATTGGTATACGAAACGAAAGTCCTATGGTTGTTGGACTTGGAAAAGATGATTCAGAGTATTTTATAGGTAGTGATGTGTCTGCATTTTTGAAATATACTAATAAGGCTTTACCATTGGAAGATGGAGACTTAATAATTATCGATAAAAATGATAACAAAATTAATAATGAGAAAAGTAATTCATATAAATTTGAAGTATTTAATTTAAAAAATAATTGTGTAAAAACAAATATTTCAAAAAATATATTAACATTGGATTGGAATATTGAAAATGCGGAAAAAAAGGGTTATGAACATTTTATGCTAAAAGAAATAATGGAAGAGCCAGAAATTATTAAGAATTCCATAAAAATATCTCAGGAAGAAATTCAAAAACTTGCTGGAATGATAAATGATTGTGATAAAATATACGTCATAGCAATGGGTACATCATTACATGCTGGAATGATTGCAGAATATTGGTTCTCAAAACTTGGTAAACTCGTAATTCCCTGTGATTCATCAGAGTTTTTAATAAAAGGTATTATAGATGAGAAAACGCTAGTTGTAGGAATTACACAAAGTGGTGAAACATACGATACTATCAAAGCCATTAAATATGCAAAGAATAAAGGTGCTAAAACTGCATCATTAGTTAATGTTATAGGTAGTACCGCCACAAGAGAATCAGACGTTACTATTATGATTGGTTCGGGTTTAGAAATATCCGTATGTGCCACCAAAACCTTTATGTCCCAGTTAGTAATCCTTTATAGGTTGTTTATAGAATATGGTAAATTAATAAATAAAAATATGGAAGTATATGAAAAAGAATTGGAAAAAATTCCTAAATATATATCTAAAACTATTAAAAATAAAGAAAAAATAAAAGAGATTTCTGAAAATTTAACTGCTACAAATTATTTATTTATTTCAAAAGGGATTAATTTAGCAAATGCTTACGAAGGAGCGTTAAAATTCAAAGAAATTACATACTTACATGCCGAAGGTATGAGTAGTGGATTCTTAAAACACGGTACAATCTCTTTAATTGACAAAAATATGGACACTTTGGCACTAATTCCACCTTTAGAATCCCCATTATTAAGTTCTGTGTTGGCCAACGTGGAAGAAATAAAAGCTCGTGGTGGAAAAGTAATCGCAGTAGGTCCTAAAAACGTTGATTTAGAAGCAGTTGAATTAATCGAAGTTCCTAATCTAATAGAAGAAGTAAGTCCTTTTGTATATGCCCCAGCTTGTCAATTATTAGCATATTATAAAGCTTTAACTATGGGTAGAGACGTAGATAAACCTCGAGGTCTTGCAAAAAGCGTAACAGTTGAATAA
- a CDS encoding class III signal peptide-containing protein, with protein sequence MSMLMKKLKSTKGQISMEVGILIAAAVAVAAVAGYFYLTNVKSVSSDTATTANNVIANFTGEANNTVN encoded by the coding sequence ATGAGCATGTTAATGAAAAAATTAAAATCAACAAAAGGGCAAATTTCCATGGAAGTAGGTATTTTAATTGCTGCAGCAGTTGCAGTAGCAGCAGTTGCAGGATATTTCTACTTAACAAATGTAAAGAGCGTATCATCAGATACTGCAACTACAGCAAACAACGTAATTGCTAACTTCACTGGTGAAGCTAACAATACCGTAAACTAA
- a CDS encoding UPF0179 family protein has product MTKITLIGNKLAIKGNEFVYMGPVDECDACKFKKMCHGNLEKGVKYKITEVRATTHPCSIHSEGVKVVEVVPSELNINIESKKALEGLTISHKDVACDNVLCENYQYCKPQIENGKYKIVSVLCTKVKCPAGNSLKRVLIEPIKED; this is encoded by the coding sequence ATGACCAAAATAACATTAATAGGAAATAAATTAGCAATAAAAGGTAATGAATTTGTATATATGGGTCCAGTAGACGAGTGTGATGCCTGTAAATTTAAAAAAATGTGCCACGGCAACTTAGAAAAAGGAGTTAAGTATAAAATAACGGAAGTTAGGGCTACGACGCACCCGTGTAGCATTCATTCAGAGGGCGTAAAGGTTGTCGAAGTAGTACCCTCTGAATTGAATATCAATATCGAATCAAAGAAAGCTTTAGAGGGTTTAACAATTTCTCATAAGGATGTGGCTTGTGATAATGTATTATGCGAAAATTATCAATACTGTAAACCACAAATTGAAAATGGAAAATATAAAATAGTATCTGTTTTATGCACAAAAGTAAAATGCCCTGCGGGTAATTCTTTGAAAAGAGTTTTAATTGAACCTATTAAGGAAGATTAA